CAGTCTCCTGATCTTGCCGAAGACCCCGCGCGCCGTCGGTGTGGGGGCAGGCCGCGCCACCACGTACCAGGACAGGGTGTTCTCCTCTATCTCGTAGCGGTACGCGTGCGACGACCAGGGCGTGGAGAAGCAAACCCGCTCAATTTCCAGCACTTCGGGGATGTCCCGTACCCGCATGGGCTCCAGGAGATAGGGCAAGTCCTCGCCGTTCACGGCTCCCTCTCCGACACGGGGTGCTGGAGGTAGATGGGGCTGAGCGTCGCGATGTCATCGGTTTCGCCTGCCAGCAGCCGACGCCAGCCCAATTCGGCGAGGAACGCGGGTCGGCGGAGTGAGGCGGCGCTTGGGGCCAGGATCGCCAGGTCGGCGAATGTCTGCCGCAGGTGTTCCCGCGCGGCGCGATCCAGTTCGCCGCAGTAGAGGGTCTTGTGGTTGCCGTCGGGTACCAAAGCATCCAACTTCACGATTCGGTACGGCGAGATTTTCTGCCATTGGCCGCGCTGGATGCCGTACAGCGCCGCGCAGTAGCGCCCCCGCCCGGCTTCTACCACCGCCCATGTGGGGAGCCGCAAGGGCGCATGGGCGTAGGCCAGCGCGTCCAGCGACGGCACGCCGACCAGAGGCAGGTTGTGCGCCAGCGCCAGGCCCTTGGCAACGGCCAGCCCGATGCGCGTCCCCGTGAAGGACCCAGGCCCGATGGAAACGACCAGCCCGCCTAAGTCCTGCACCTTCAGGTGCTGCCGCTCCATCACGAACGCCAGGGTCGGCATCAGTTCCGCCGTGTGGTTACCCTGGGTTACCCACGTGGCTTCTGCCAGCACGCGGTTCTCGCTGTACAGGGCGATGCCCGCGGTGGACGTGGCCGTATCTATGGCGAGCACGATGGCGTCCCGAGCAATCACCGCTCTCCTCCTCTGTCGCCCCCGAACATGCTGCGCCGAAATGCCTCCAACAGTTGCCGATGTTCGTCCCCGTAGGCGACAAACGTGAGGCCGCGTTTGGTGTCGTCCACGAAGCGCAGACGCACTTCCAGGCGCTTCTCCGGCGTGCTCGCGCCCATGCGGTCGGCCCACTCAATCACCACGACGCACGAGAGGTTGAGGTACTCTTCCAGTCCCAGCGTGGGCAGGTCATCCTCTCCCAGACGATACAAGTCCACGTGGATGAATTTGGGGCGCGACGGGGCGGTGGCATATTCTCGGATGAGGGTGAAACTGGGGCTGACGATAGGCTCTTCCACGCCCAGGCCCTTGCCGATGCCCTGGGCCAAGCAGGTCTTGCCCGTGCCCAGTTCTCCCTCCAGGCAGATCACCTCGCCCCCGCGCAGCAGGGCGGCCAGGCGCGCACCCAGCCGTCGCGTCTGGGCGTCGCTGTGGCTGATAAAGTCTAGCATCCTTTCGTCCAAGACGGGAGACACGGCGCGCTTCCTCCGGCATATCTGTACGCCTGCATTATACAACGGGGCGACGCTCCCCGCAACGTGCTGCGGCCACTCTCATCGCTCTGCCTACTCGGATTCACCGCGGAGCACGCGGAGACCGCGGAGATTTACCCCGAAAACTCCGCGTTCTCCGCGATCTCGGCGGTGCGAACACCAGGTGCGTCGCACCTGGGTCCAGCACCTAGGCCCATAGCAAGTTTCCATACCTGCCCCAAGCGCCGGCTATGGGAAGCCGCCCTACGAGACCGGATTCACCGCTACCGGCGCAGCCAGAGGCAGGGGAAGCGCAATCTGTACACCGGCGGCGGGGTGGGCGTTGCCGTTGGCGTTGGCGTGGGGGTTGGGGTCTCGGTGGGCGTGGGCGTCGGAGTGGGCGTGTCGGTCGGTGTCGGCGTGGCCGTCGGCGTCGGCGTGGGCTCGCCGTACACGATGTCCAGGCGCGGCCTGAACGCGGCCTGATAGGGGTGGGACTGGGACGAGTAGAACGTGAACGCGATGTTGGCGCTGGACTCGCCGAACAGCAGCATGCCGTGATTCGTGTCGGGGCTGGCCACCCACTTCTTCGCAAGGGAAGTGATGTCCCACGTGTACCAGCGTTTGATCTCGTTGACGCGCATGTGGGCGATGGGTTCACACGCGGTGTCCTCGCAGCGGAGGGCCGCGCCGTTCTTCCGCCACGGTTGCCCTGCCGAGCGTTCCTGCCAGGTGGCACCGTTTTCGTCCCACGGAGCCAGCACCTCGTAGATGCGCATCATCAATTCCGATTGTGTGCTCTTCTCCAACGCGTACAGCGACAGCGTCGCGGTGAGCACTGTGGAGTCGGTCGGGATATGGGACAGGTCAAATCGCAGCAGGGGGACCTGGAGTCCGGCGGCCCGCGCGACAAGTCCTCCTCTCTGACCTTGGGATGTGGTGGGCGCGTACTGGTCCAGGTAGGAGTCGCCGACGCCCGCGTAGCCGTCCTTGCCCTGTTGCAGCGCGGCCACGATGGCCCGATACGGGCGCAGCGCCATCCGCACCTCGGAGACGCGAATCTGCGCGCCGGCCATCACCACGATTTGGCCGGCGTATTGACCCGGCGCGTACCCCGCCAGGTTGGCGGTGAATTCAACCGCGCTGCTGCCCGTGCCGTTGGTTTGCGCCAGCGAAATCCAGGGTACCGCCGGCGTGGCGAACCACGACAAGCCCGGCGCGGACGTGGACACGAACAGCGTGCCCGTTACGGCCGGCGCTTCAAATGGGACGATGCACTCGGTGATGCGCGGCGACACCGTGATCGCCACCGCCGGCACCGCGCCGACTTCGGCCTGGACGCCTTCAACCAGCGGGAGGTGGTCGCTTCCCACCGCCTCAACGGCGATGCCCGAAATGTGGAGGCCGGGCTGCAACCCTGCGGGGAGGACGGTTACCGTGATGGCGGCCGGCAGGTGGTCGCCCTGCGAAGGCTCAATGCGAATCCAGTCGTTCTGCGCCACCGCCTGCCACGCGGCGTCGCGGCCGTCGTTGGTCTCCAGCAGGAACGCCTGGGATTGCGGCGGCTGGTTGCCGTCGCCGAAGGCAAACCGCAGCGTGGCCGGGTTCGTTTGCAGGCGGGTGTACATGGGCCTCACGATGGAGCCGCTCCAGCCGTGATCGCCCCGCGCGTCCAGGACATGCACGTAGAAGAAGTCGCCCGGGCGCACTTCCGCGACGTGGAACTGGCATTCGGCCGGGGTGGTCATCGGCGCGCACGATGTGATGAAGCCGTCCCTGCCGAGCAACTCCATCTTCACGATGGCATCGCCGGCGCGGTCGGCGGCGTAGGCGCGGAATGTGATCGCGTCCGCGGAGGTCGGCTCGCCCATCCAGCGGCCATTGCCCACGAGGGCTACGGCCAACTGTCCGTCGGTGTTGCCGAAGGTGCGCCCGCTGCGGAGCGCGTCAATCAGGTCACGCCTGGTGATGTTGGGCGCGAAAACGCCGTAGCGCAGGCTTCCCGCCTGGTTGGCGTAGTGCCCATCGCCGTAGCCCACCGAGGACACCTGCCAGCCATTGGCCAGCGCGCGCGGATACGCGAAGTAGAACGGCGGCGCGGCCGCGTTCTCTATCAGCGGAATCTTGGGCGCGGCGGGCGGGAAGAAGGCGAACCCGTTGAAATCCCCTATGCCGCCCACCCAGTCCAGGGGCATGGGATGATTAAACTGAGCGAAGACATCGGGGGGCTGCCCGGCCAGCCACGAGTAGAAGTCGTCCACCCACACGGGCGAGACCATCTCC
This DNA window, taken from Chloroflexota bacterium, encodes the following:
- the tsaB gene encoding tRNA (adenosine(37)-N6)-threonylcarbamoyltransferase complex dimerization subunit type 1 TsaB, producing MIARDAIVLAIDTATSTAGIALYSENRVLAEATWVTQGNHTAELMPTLAFVMERQHLKVQDLGGLVVSIGPGSFTGTRIGLAVAKGLALAHNLPLVGVPSLDALAYAHAPLRLPTWAVVEAGRGRYCAALYGIQRGQWQKISPYRIVKLDALVPDGNHKTLYCGELDRAAREHLRQTFADLAILAPSAASLRRPAFLAELGWRRLLAGETDDIATLSPIYLQHPVSEREP
- the tsaE gene encoding tRNA (adenosine(37)-N6)-threonylcarbamoyltransferase complex ATPase subunit type 1 TsaE, with the translated sequence MSPVLDERMLDFISHSDAQTRRLGARLAALLRGGEVICLEGELGTGKTCLAQGIGKGLGVEEPIVSPSFTLIREYATAPSRPKFIHVDLYRLGEDDLPTLGLEEYLNLSCVVVIEWADRMGASTPEKRLEVRLRFVDDTKRGLTFVAYGDEHRQLLEAFRRSMFGGDRGGER
- a CDS encoding DNRLRE domain-containing protein, with the translated sequence MRHKVLVLLMAALALLAPAAVRGMSGAVGGDGAAPTAAETPPRPSFMGLNAYFGELHQHTGYSTDGCGLPEEAIIAARNTRHNDFMAITEHNNSFHVPEIGSLARGCRISQTDPRKWQTLGELAERYTQDGYFILLRGYEHTRDEGHLNVFNSEEMVSPVWVDDFYSWLAGQPPDVFAQFNHPMPLDWVGGIGDFNGFAFFPPAAPKIPLIENAAAPPFYFAYPRALANGWQVSSVGYGDGHYANQAGSLRYGVFAPNITRRDLIDALRSGRTFGNTDGQLAVALVGNGRWMGEPTSADAITFRAYAADRAGDAIVKMELLGRDGFITSCAPMTTPAECQFHVAEVRPGDFFYVHVLDARGDHGWSGSIVRPMYTRLQTNPATLRFAFGDGNQPPQSQAFLLETNDGRDAAWQAVAQNDWIRIEPSQGDHLPAAITVTVLPAGLQPGLHISGIAVEAVGSDHLPLVEGVQAEVGAVPAVAITVSPRITECIVPFEAPAVTGTLFVSTSAPGLSWFATPAVPWISLAQTNGTGSSAVEFTANLAGYAPGQYAGQIVVMAGAQIRVSEVRMALRPYRAIVAALQQGKDGYAGVGDSYLDQYAPTTSQGQRGGLVARAAGLQVPLLRFDLSHIPTDSTVLTATLSLYALEKSTQSELMMRIYEVLAPWDENGATWQERSAGQPWRKNGAALRCEDTACEPIAHMRVNEIKRWYTWDITSLAKKWVASPDTNHGMLLFGESSANIAFTFYSSQSHPYQAAFRPRLDIVYGEPTPTPTATPTPTDTPTPTPTPTETPTPTPTPTATPTPPPVYRLRFPCLWLRR